One genomic region from Kineobactrum salinum encodes:
- a CDS encoding Lrp/AsnC family transcriptional regulator, translating into MTETDTIDQELLRLLRHNARSPVSVLARRLGLSRSTVQDRIGRLERRGIIAGYTVRFGDGGSGGQLSAHVMIQINPKQGQQVAAALAAMPAVTTLQTVSGLYDLVTTVETPNTAAMDQVLDAIGAVAGVEKTTTSIVLTTKFER; encoded by the coding sequence ATGACGGAAACGGATACAATCGACCAGGAACTGCTGCGGCTGCTGCGCCACAATGCCCGCAGTCCGGTGAGCGTCCTCGCCCGCCGGCTGGGTTTATCGCGCAGCACTGTACAGGACCGGATTGGGCGCCTGGAGCGGCGCGGGATTATCGCCGGCTACACGGTCCGCTTCGGCGATGGCGGCAGTGGCGGGCAACTCAGCGCCCACGTGATGATCCAGATCAATCCCAAACAGGGGCAACAGGTAGCAGCGGCGCTGGCAGCGATGCCGGCTGTCACCACCTTGCAGACGGTGAGCGGACTATACGATCTTGTCACCACCGTCGAAACGCCCAACACCGCGGCGATGGATCAGGTTCTGGACGCCATCGGTGCCGTCGCCGGCGTGGAAAAGACCACTACCTCCATTGTCCTGACGACAAAATTTGAACGCTGA
- a CDS encoding aminotransferase class I/II-fold pyridoxal phosphate-dependent enzyme, which yields MRELRATVAVVGTDTAFITALAADLNRCSAQEERSPQHCEFEFVLASGLKAAHRLALSDGLLQAMILDAGSLRAPEAAVRELARLRPELDLFLMVAGTTEVQDLPVALLDRRDDKPVHLYRQVRNAIARRARTPFADTLRDYVYSAKDAWHTPGHSGGDSLRDSPWVSDFYQMMGEHIFNTDLSVSVQSLDSLLEPHSVIQEAQELAAQAFGARHTFFVTNGTSTANKVILQQMLGAGGKVILDQACHKSVHHAMVLFGAEPVYLEASLNPRYGFYGPVPRERVLAAIAAHPDARLLVLTSCTYDGFRYELAPIIECAHAAGIKVLIDEAWYAHGRFHPETRPCALECGADYVTQSTHKMLSAFSQASMIHVGDPDFDEHRFRENLNMHTSTSPQYAMIASLDVARKQMSMEGFGRLQHCFAIAARLREGINRTGVFRVLTLADMLPEELGDDGIRLDPCKLSVDVSASGFSARQLQLALFEDFGVQVEKVTHNTLSILVTLGATDSKVLRLLNAMQKLAAQSPAGNTTAPVRRSVTPLPSLSEFLLLPRQAYFGPTQALPLVAGNGSVNPGLVGAVSADQIVPYPPGIPVLIPGQVVTAEIADFLFDLHHSNNGIEIHGLAGEGEQVCLRVVSGTPGQPAAVAAGG from the coding sequence ATGCGTGAATTGCGCGCCACGGTGGCCGTGGTTGGCACCGACACGGCCTTCATCACAGCGCTGGCAGCAGACCTCAACCGCTGCTCGGCACAGGAGGAGCGTTCGCCGCAGCATTGCGAGTTTGAATTCGTACTCGCGTCGGGGCTCAAGGCAGCACATCGGCTCGCCCTCAGTGATGGCCTGCTGCAGGCGATGATACTGGACGCCGGTTCACTGCGCGCGCCGGAGGCAGCCGTACGGGAGCTGGCCCGGCTGCGCCCGGAGCTGGACCTGTTCCTGATGGTCGCCGGCACTACCGAGGTCCAGGATCTGCCGGTGGCGTTGCTGGACCGGCGCGATGACAAGCCCGTTCATCTGTATCGCCAGGTGCGCAATGCCATTGCACGGCGGGCGCGGACACCGTTTGCCGATACCCTGCGCGATTACGTCTACAGCGCCAAGGACGCCTGGCACACGCCCGGACATTCCGGCGGCGACAGCCTGCGCGACAGCCCCTGGGTCAGCGATTTTTACCAGATGATGGGCGAGCATATTTTCAACACTGACCTGTCGGTCTCGGTACAGTCGCTGGACTCACTGCTGGAGCCCCACAGCGTTATTCAGGAAGCCCAGGAACTGGCGGCCCAGGCCTTCGGCGCCCGCCATACCTTTTTTGTCACCAACGGTACGTCAACCGCCAACAAGGTCATCCTGCAGCAAATGCTGGGGGCCGGGGGCAAGGTGATCCTCGACCAGGCCTGCCACAAGTCGGTGCACCATGCGATGGTGTTGTTCGGCGCCGAACCGGTCTACCTGGAGGCCTCGCTGAATCCTCGCTACGGTTTCTACGGGCCGGTGCCGCGCGAACGTGTGCTGGCGGCGATAGCGGCCCACCCCGATGCCCGGTTGCTGGTACTGACCAGCTGTACCTACGACGGCTTCCGCTACGAGCTGGCGCCGATCATCGAATGCGCCCACGCCGCGGGTATCAAGGTACTGATCGACGAAGCCTGGTACGCCCATGGCCGGTTTCATCCCGAGACCCGGCCCTGTGCGCTGGAATGTGGCGCCGACTATGTGACTCAAAGTACCCACAAGATGCTGTCGGCCTTTTCCCAGGCCAGCATGATCCATGTGGGTGATCCGGATTTCGATGAGCACCGCTTCCGTGAAAACCTCAACATGCATACCTCCACCAGCCCCCAGTACGCGATGATTGCCAGCCTTGACGTGGCTCGCAAGCAGATGAGCATGGAGGGTTTCGGGCGCCTGCAGCACTGCTTCGCCATTGCCGCGCGCCTGCGCGAGGGTATCAACCGCACCGGCGTGTTCCGGGTATTGACCCTGGCCGACATGTTGCCTGAAGAGCTGGGTGACGATGGCATCCGGCTGGATCCCTGCAAGCTGAGCGTCGATGTCTCGGCTTCGGGATTTTCGGCACGGCAGCTACAGCTGGCGCTGTTCGAGGACTTTGGAGTGCAGGTGGAAAAGGTCACCCACAACACACTGAGCATCCTGGTGACGTTGGGAGCGACGGACAGCAAGGTACTGCGCTTGCTCAATGCGATGCAGAAACTGGCGGCTCAATCCCCGGCGGGCAACACGACTGCGCCCGTTCGCCGCAGTGTGACGCCGCTGCCCAGCCTCAGCGAGTTCCTGCTGTTGCCCCGGCAGGCCTATTTCGGTCCCACTCAGGCGCTACCGTTGGTGGCCGGCAACGGCAGCGTCAATCCCGGCCTGGTGGGGGCCGTCAGTGCCGACCAGATCGTCCCCTATCCTCCCGGAATTCCGGTGTTGATCCCCGGCCAGGTCGTCACGGCCGAAATTGCCGATTTCCTGTTCGACCTGCATCACAGCAATAACGGGATCGAGATTCATGGCCTGGCAGGGGAGGGGGAGCAGGTCTGTCTGCGGGTAGTCAGCGGCACACCCGGGCAACCCGCGGCCGTCGCCGCGGGCGGTTGA
- a CDS encoding dienelactone hydrolase family protein has translation MAIQTRMIEYQHAGNTYEGMLAWDDSVAGPRPGIAIAHAWAGRTEFEEDKAVALAQLGYAGFALDVFGKGVRGDGKEECGALIAPLLEDRPRLQALVKLGVEVMGQQAEVDAGCTAAIGFCFGGLTVLDLARAGADVRGVVSFHGLFNPPGNTEGTTISAKVLCLHGYDDPMVPPDSVLALASELTAAGADWQLHAYGNTLHAFTNPNADDPDFGTVYQADADRRSWCALTNFLDEVLA, from the coding sequence ATGGCGATCCAGACACGAATGATCGAGTATCAACACGCGGGCAATACCTACGAGGGCATGCTGGCCTGGGACGACAGCGTGGCGGGACCCCGCCCCGGCATCGCCATCGCCCATGCCTGGGCGGGTCGCACAGAATTTGAAGAGGACAAGGCGGTGGCGCTGGCGCAGCTCGGTTACGCCGGCTTCGCCCTCGACGTATTCGGCAAAGGTGTGCGTGGCGATGGCAAGGAGGAGTGCGGCGCCCTGATTGCGCCCTTGCTCGAGGATCGGCCGCGGCTGCAGGCACTGGTGAAACTGGGGGTGGAGGTGATGGGCCAGCAGGCAGAGGTTGACGCCGGCTGTACTGCCGCCATCGGTTTTTGCTTCGGTGGCCTTACTGTGCTCGACCTGGCCCGTGCCGGCGCGGATGTGCGCGGTGTGGTCAGTTTCCACGGTCTGTTCAATCCACCGGGGAATACCGAAGGCACGACCATCAGCGCAAAAGTATTGTGCCTGCATGGCTATGACGACCCGATGGTACCGCCCGACAGCGTGCTGGCCCTGGCCAGCGAGCTGACCGCGGCCGGTGCAGACTGGCAGCTGCATGCCTACGGCAATACCCTGCACGCGTTCACCAACCCGAATGCCGATGATCCCGATTTTGGCACCGTCTACCAGGCCGATGCGGATCGCCGCTCCTGGTGCGCGTTGACAAACTTTCTCGATGAGGTTCTGGCGTGA
- the maiA gene encoding maleylacetoacetate isomerase, producing MSGTSSSREEMGGLQLYDYFRSSAAYRVRIALNLKGLDYERVAVNLVDGDQRSDDYLALNPQGLVPALITGDGELLTQSVAILEWLEETWPEPALLPTEPLARARVRAMVQTISSDIHPLNNLRVLNYLTGSLAVSDEARLAWYHHWIDLGFSALEQLVTGSDYCFGTSPTLADACLLPQMYNARRFKQDLTAFPRLQRIALNLEQLPAFASAGPEATKPQ from the coding sequence GTGAGCGGAACCAGCTCGTCAAGAGAGGAGATGGGCGGCCTGCAACTGTACGATTACTTTCGTTCCTCAGCGGCCTACAGGGTACGCATCGCGTTGAACCTGAAAGGGCTGGATTACGAGCGTGTCGCAGTCAATCTGGTCGATGGGGACCAGCGCTCGGATGACTACCTGGCCCTGAACCCCCAGGGACTGGTGCCGGCACTGATCACCGGGGATGGCGAACTGCTGACCCAGTCGGTCGCCATTCTGGAGTGGCTGGAGGAAACCTGGCCGGAGCCTGCATTACTGCCAACGGAGCCGCTGGCCCGCGCGCGGGTGCGGGCCATGGTCCAGACCATCAGCAGCGATATTCATCCGCTGAACAACCTGCGGGTGCTCAACTACCTGACAGGCAGCCTTGCGGTCAGCGATGAGGCCAGGCTCGCCTGGTATCATCACTGGATAGACCTGGGTTTCAGCGCGCTGGAACAACTGGTGACCGGCAGCGACTACTGTTTTGGTACCTCGCCGACCCTGGCCGATGCCTGCCTGCTGCCTCAGATGTACAATGCCAGGCGCTTCAAGCAGGACTTGACAGCGTTCCCCCGCCTGCAGCGCATTGCGCTGAATCTGGAACAGTTGCCCGCCTTTGCCAGTGCCGGCCCGGAGGCCACGAAACCGCAATAG